The Salvelinus alpinus chromosome 10, SLU_Salpinus.1, whole genome shotgun sequence genome includes the window TTTTGTTGTTTGACAAACCAACgttgaaatgttttgttgtttacAGTAAAGTGCATATTCAGATTGCTGTATGTACCAATGCAGGTTTATAATATATTATTCTACCATTGCAGCCCTGCAGAATGTCCAAGATAAGGCGGAGGGTAACAGTGGAGAATTCTAAAACCATATCTGACAGCAGCAGTAGCCAGACCACCACCACCCCGTCTCGCCGGCCCAGCGTGTTTGAAAGACTTGGCCCCAGCACTGGTAGTAATGCTGTCGAGGTGTGTACCTCTACACCTGCATCTAACCCACTGACAGATACAACACATGCATGTCCAGAGAAGGTAGAGAAAGAACATCTTTGAATTTTTGGATTCATCAGAGCAAAACCCTATTTCTGCTTCATGAAATGACACTTTCTTGCTTTCTTCCTTTCAGACTAATTGTAGAAATTGGTTGAAGACTGGGAATTGCAGTTACGGCAATACTTGTCGCTACACACATGGAACTCAGCCACGAGGCAAAGGATTTAGTGGATCTTTTAGCAGGTTAGATGGCCTTGGAGAATTGCCTGTGACCCGTGTATGCAGGCAACTGAAAAATAGATATTTTATGCAAGTGGGCAACACAGTCAGACGGTCCCAATATTCTCCCATGGCTGTTTCTTATTGTATTTGATAAGCCAGTTGTCTTATGCTGAACCAATGCCTGAGATTACCATATGTTTGTGTGTAAACAGGTCAGCGGAGAGACCAACTGGCGATCTGCGAGAGAGGATGAAGAATAAGAGGCAGGATGTTGAATCAGATGCTACAAAGAGAGAGCCAGAGGAGCCTACGTCCCCCACAGCCAGAGTGAGTtactctccacacacacctcgCTTTCAggtcctgttttctcttgttcttTAGGACATAGTGAACAACCATTTTACTAGTTAGATATTAGACCAACATGTATGGGAGTCTTCCATGTAAACCTGTCTGTGTTCTGCAGCAGCGAGACTCGTCCCGAGGCCGCCACAGGGAGAAGGAAGATATAAAAATCACTAAAGAGAGAACCCCTGCCAGCGAAGAAGAGACCACCGAGTGGGAAGCCAACCGCGAAGGTGAGGTTTGAAAGTAGGGCCGTGTTCAATAGGCACGACGAAAATAAAGAAAACACGTGCCCTTATTAACATATGAAAGTAGAACTAATGAATGTCGAACCGTTTTTCACTCTATTGGGAAACTTGTTTGTATTGCATATTCTAACCTTAAGTAATGTGCTGTTGTATTTGACTTTTAGACTCGGATAACGGCGACTACGACTACGAGTTATCCCTAGAGATGAAGAGACAGAAGATCCAGCGGGAGCTCATGAAGTTGGAGCAGGAGAATatggagaaaagagaggagattgTTATCAAGAAAGAGGTACCAGTATGCATGTACCGACTGTAGCTATATCTACTATAGTTCATAGAGCCCTGCATGAATTAAGACTGAGGGGGATCTGTTTTATAACCTTATACACTTACAATCTCTCACTAGGAGCCGACCACCAAAACGAGGACCACTATCATATCCAAGGTAAGAAGAGATACCTACCTAACCTTATTGTCATTCAGGAGCCATTCATATCAACACTCATATCTGGTTTAGACTTCTCTCCTTTCAGTGTCCATGCTAACCAGTTCTGCCTTTATTCCGCGTTGTAATTCCAGACATCCCCGGAGCGTTCCAGCTCTAAAGGATCCCCCTCCTCCAGGAAGTCCAGTGGATCTCCCAAACACACTAAAGGACCTAAAGCTTCCGGTTccaggaagaaggagaagaagacctCTGTGTCGTCCTCTGCGTCCGCTACGGCCAGATCTTCCAAGGGGGGCCACGGGAAGAAGAAAGGTCCCCGCACCCCCAGCCCCCCTCCTCCGGTGCTTCCGCTGGGGAACCCTGTCGTGGCAGCCGGGGGGAAGAAACACAAGGGGAAGCACAAGAACAAGGAGAAGTGTGAGGAGAAGCCGCCcaaggagggaaaggagagagggagagatgcggAGAAACacaaggagaagaaggagaaacgCAGGTAAAGAGGTTCACTGCCATGTTGTCCAGCTCCGCTCCAAGCTGTAGAGGGATCTAGCAGCCTCGTTGAATAGGCATAACAAGACCCACTGGAAACAAGCACAACAACAGTCTAATCAACAGTCATTTAAAAACATCTGTTAGCACTGTTGTTGAATAGACTATGAAAGGGACTCACTTTTAGTTTCTCTTGGCTCTTGCAGAGACCGGTCAGACAGCTCCCACAAGGCCAAGCGGTCAGTGATGTCTGAGGAACGTTCCGGCAGCGTGTCCTCTCCTTCCAGAGACCGAGAGGTGTCCCCGTCAGCCAGGAAGAACAAGTCCACCTCCCCAAAAGTAGCCTCCCAGAAGACCTTTGCGCCTGCCTCCCCACCTCACAGGTCAGTAGCCTGTTAGACGCTAACAAGATAACATCATTGTCATGCCAGAAGCAGTAAGATGACAGTATAAACATCTGCTTGCAGAAATGGAGAAATATGCAGCAGCACCTGAACCTGAGACGATGGTCTAAAGATGCCATCTATCCTAACTAGCATTTTCAGTTTTGGTGTAGATGGTAGACAGACTAGCAAGACGGTCACTTTCCCTGAATAACCATAACCCCTCGTCCTCTCCTGGTCTTCCAGGTCTCCCCCTCCCCGCCACAAGCGCACCCCCACCCCGCCCCGCCACCACTCCCCGTCCTCCCACTCTGGCTCCTCAGCCCAGAGACACTCTCCTTCCCCCCGCCGGCGCCGCTCGGCATCCCCCGCCTACAACCGCGAGCCCCCAGCCGCCTCCTCACCTCCTGGCCAGAGGTGTTCCTCCCGCTCCCCTGCAGCCTCCCGGGACACCTCCTCTCCTCAGAGGAGGACTAGCCCCGGAGGACGAAACCGCTCTCGGGGGCGTGAGAGAGGACGCAGCGAGAGGGGGAGGAGCCCACCTGCCCAGGAGCACCGACACGAGCGTCGAGACGGTACAGCAACTCATTAACATAAAACACAGAACGTTTTCTATATGTGGTCACCACCTTTAAATAAACTACTGGTTTTCTATATGTGGTCACCACCTTTAAATAAACTACTGGTTTTCTATATGTGGTCACCACCTTTAAATAAACTACTGGTTTTCTATATGTGGTCACCGCCTTTAAATAAACTACTGGTTTTCTATATGTGGTCACCGCCTTTAAATAAACTACTGGTTTTCTATATGTGGTCACCACCTTTAAATAAACTACTGGTTTTCTATATGTGGTCACCGCCTTTAAATAAACTACTGGTTTTCTATATGTGGTCACCGCCTTTAAATAAACTCCTGGTTTTCTATATGTGGTCACCGCCTTTAAATAAACTACTGGTTTTCTATATGTGGTCACCGCCTTTAAATAAACTCCTGGTTTTCTATATGTGGTCACCACCTTTAAATAAACTCCTGGTTTTCTATATGTGGTCACCACCTTTAAATAAACTCCTGGTTTTCTATATGTTGCTGTTTGTTTATATGAAAACAGTCCCTACATTGTGTCATTTGGCTGGACgctgtaacaacacaaacctGTGTTCTGGTCTCATCCTTGCAGAGAGCCGCGGGAAGCCAGAGAAAGACGTTAGCCGTGACGACCGGGACTACGAGGTGGCAGAGACGAGCTCTTCTCGTGATGCCGCCCGTGAGGACCGGGAGACAAAAGAGGGGCGAGAGCGCCGGGGTGACGGGCGCAGCGACCGACGAGGAGACTCCACCAGTACCTCCAGGGACCCCACCAGGGATAGAGACCGGGACACCAAGGACTCGACCCGGGAACCCAGAACCACAGAGACCACGTCAACACGCTCCGGACGAGATCCTCTGGAGTACAGGGACCGTGACCGAGAacgggagagggagcgagaaaaggagaaagagagggagcgggagagaggagagagggagaagacggACAGGAAGGAGGAGGCTGTCCCGGAGGAGGGGAGGGGCTATGGGAGGGGCCACGGgcgagaggaaggagggaggactgaagggaggggggagacgaGGACAGAGAGTAGAGCTGAGAGACCTGGCAGGGGTAGGGGCCGCGAGGCTGACGCATCTGACAAAGGTGAGGTCACACATGACATCACACATCTTATGACCAGCAAAATCTACTAATGGCCAGTTGTAGTAACAGTTGTTAATGTGTTTGTTGCTGTGGTATTTGTGGAAGTGAGGGAATTTGATCAAGATGAACTGCGGTGCACCAGTCTATGGCTGAGGGAGGAGCACCCTTCTCAAATGGAACAGTAATCTGTGCCGCTCGGCACAAATAAAGCAGCATGGAGCATCATCCAGAAACATACATCTCTTTTTGATaaaatgagttttcattgggaaggcagataaagcgtttatatcaaaagcaatcacttttgcatgtgagAAAATAATCTGATtcctactcattactccacgTTCTTAACCTACGCCCCTTTGTTTTGAACCCGTTTCACCGTCAGCCCAGAGGGGGCACCTGGCTCATGCCTGGGAGGCCGCCCGGTTCCAAAACAAATGCACTTACTATTCACCTGGTGCGAACTCCTCCCACCGGGGCATCCCAGGCCAGATAATCCAATCCCCTCTGTGTCTGTTTCAGCATACTTCTAACTCTGTCCTTCCTCCCTCAGGTTCCTCAGGCTCCACCCGGAATGCCCGAGGCTCCCAGCTTGAGAGTGGTGGTCATGACGGTTGGGAGTCACGTAGCGGCGGAGGCTTCCGTGAGAAGAGTGCGGAGAGGAGCACCGACCGTGgggcggagagaggaggaggcgcagagagaggaggaggcgcCGAAAGAGGAGGAGGCGCCGAAAGAGGAGGTGTCGACAGAGGAGGAGCGGAGCGTGACCGTTATgacggagacaggagaggaggggagcaggcgACTGGGAGAGACTCATCCTACGACCGTAGAGGTGGTCACACTGACCGTGGTGACcgcagagagaacagggagagaggtgaggagaggtctTTCCTCGTATcctaataaaaaatacatttaatctataatactagttaaataaaataccaTTTATAATACGCTTTTCATTGAAAAACAATCTCAATGTTTTGCAGTGAGTGATTTAAAATAGAAACGAGACGTAGACAGAAAAGGACACAGCTAGACAGGGCAACTGACAAAGTACACAGCTGATGCTACAAGAGGCAAGGACAAGAAGAAACACAGTTCTATGTAACAGAAAGCCTTCGTAAAGCATCCTGTCTCTTCTACCGTACTGGAGAAGAAGATCCAAGGTCCCTCAGGCCTCTTCTCTAATGCTTTCTGAATGATGCATTGAGAAGGAACCCTTGGTGTTGGATGTTGTGACTGACTGGCTGTTTCCTCTGTTTCTAACAGACCAAAGAGCGTCCTCTCCTGGTCGGCACCCAGCCAGAGGAGAAGAGCCAGACAGGGAGGAGACCAGAGGAAGGGATGAACGCagaggagaggaaaaaggagGGGACCGGCGAGAGGACAGGGCccgagaaagggagcgagagagggaacgggaaagagagaaggagagagaaagagagaaggagaaggagagggaggcagagcggGAGAGGGTccgggagagggagcgagaacgggagcgagagagggaaaaggagaaagagagggaaaaggagaaagagagggaaaaggagcgagagagggaacgggagagggaagagagggagcgggagagggaggagcgagatagggagaggaaggagagagagcgggagagggaacgagagcgggagagggagcgagagcaaagagagagggagaggcagcggGAATGGGAGGAGCGTGAGAAAGGAAGGGATGAGCGACGGGAACGGACTAGGGATGAACCAAGGGACGACCGCTCTGTCCGAGACTCGCATGAAGACCGCAAGACCAGGCAAGTATCAGTAGTAACCACCAGGGTTGGGGCcagttccatttcaattccaggcCCAACCCTGGTAACCATTAACCCATGACTCATAACTAGAATCACTTCATCGTTTTACCTTAGTTGTGGTTCGTTTCCGTCTGTTTCTTTCCTACGTAACACCACCcagctgacctctaacccctcttctctgtgtgtgtcatcTGCAGCCGGAAGAGGCACAGGGTAGAGACCACACCCAGCCCGACTCGCCCCTCTCCCAAGCGAGCAAGGGACGCCACCCCAGGAGACGGCGAGGAATACAACAGCCCTGAGGAGAAAAGTGAGCGTTTGATTGGTGGAGGCCAGCCCAAGGTCCGCCCCACCTCTGGCCCTGGCCCAATCACCATCCTCCCCATCACAGTACCAGtgtgtcctcctcctccagtgcttGACAGTAGGGACACTCTTTAATGGGAAAAACAAACAGCACTGGTTCTGTCTGGAGGAAACTAGTCCCGTATGGATTAACACCTCCCCAAAGGGTGCCTTGGCCTGATCACTTCAATATCCCTCCACGTGAGCCCAGGGCACACTCAGTAATGGTGATAATACCTTTTAATGGTTGAGCACATTTCATACAGACAGACTGGAACTCAACGTGCTGACATAGAAGTAACAGCTGGTGTTTGATTGTTATTAGAAGGCGATCAGAGATCTTTGAGACCGAGCCAAGGCGCCCTTTAAGATAAAAAGGTGTTTTGTTTCTTTGACCTTCGTTGACGTTTCCATGGTGTTGATAAACcttgacatggtgctaacagaatccCTCTGCTTCTTGGTGTGTGTTCAGGTGTTGAGAAACACCGGCTGTTGAGTCAGGTGGTACTCCCGCCCCAGGACCCCCTCCTGCGTTCCCCCCCCAGCACCTCTGTAGCGGAGGACACCAAGCCCAGCCGCTGGAAGGACGAGGAGCGCCGTGGAGGCGGGGacaagagggaggggaggagccGCCGGAACGAGGAGGCTGACGCCcgcggagacagaggaggagcaggcagaggaggggagagacggGGGGAGCACCCCTCAGATAGCAGTACCCCTGTCTCGGCCTCCGGCTCGGACTCtaggagaggtaaagagagggacGGTCGGGAGCCCACCCCTCCCCCGCCGCCCGTGGCCCTGGTCACCGAGGACAGAGATGCTCCAGTCCCGTCAGGTCATGAGGAGGGCAAGAAGAAGACTAAGTCCCAGAAGAAAGGCCTGAagaaggggaggaaggaggagggcgTGGCAGGAGGTGTTTCAGGAGCTCCAGAGAGGTTCACCAACCCAGAGCCCCCCTCCTCCATGGCCCTCTCGGACGGCCCcccgccccctctcctctccccccgcaAGGCGCCTAAGAAGAAGGCGCTGGACAAGAAGAGGAAACGATCCCGTGGCGCCGAGTCGGATGCGTCTGAGGAGGAACCAGGCTCCTCCCATCTTCCCCCGGGCAAGAGGAACAAGAGGGGTCCCCGGACGCCCCCGCCCGCGCCAAAGGAGGCTCTGCTATCCCAGAGGGCCATGCCACATTCTGTTGCAGAGCCCTTGCCACAGCCCGTCAAAATGGACACCAACTTCAGCGACTGGTCTGACGAGGATGTGCTGGAGCGCGGTGGTGGATCGGCGGCCGTTAAGGCACCACCCCCCACAGTCCCCACTGAGAGGACTCCGACCGAAGCTCTTCCCAGGAGAGGAGGTCCGAGGGGgggcaaggagagggagaggatggagaggccTGTTCCCCTGCCCATCGCCCCTCTGCTGTCCCAGGACCCTCCTATGTTACTACCGACCCTGCCCCCCCAGCCCCTCATGTCCCAGCCCCTGCTGAGGAAGCCTCCTCCGGAGCAGAAGAGGAGCAGCAGTATGGGAAGCAACCAAAGCAGGGCCTCATCCAGAcgtctccgctctccctccaacGAGTCAGCCCACAGAGAGGACCCTCAGCAGGGCCAAGGACCAGGCCGACCCAGGAGAGGACACCAGCTCCAGGGGGGCAACTCCCGAGACCGGGAACGAGAAAGGGAGCGAGACAGGGAgcgtggtgagagagagaggggaccagTGGTCACAGAGCCTCCGGTGGCGAGGGGAGAGGAGCGGAAGTCACGCATCGAccagctgaggagaggagagcccaGTCGCAGCACCTCCTCAGGTACGCGAGACACATACTTTTAACAGGTTTAGTTGAAAACAGTGAAGCTCCTTACTAGTTTGATTGATATTATATCTGTTTTATTACATTTCTGCTGGTTTTCCTTCCCAGACCGGCAGGACTCTCGCAGCCACAGCTCCAGACGTAGCTCCCCTGAGTCAGAGCGTCAGGTGCAGTCGCGGGCCGGGTCCTACGACGGCCGAGagcgtgagagggagagagagagggagcgggaacAGTTTGAGAGGGAGCGTGAGCGCAAGGACCTCCGACAGCAACAGGGGCCTCCGGGGCCACTACCTCCTCTCCAGCAGCAGGGGCAGCAGAGAGACTGGGAGCCCGAGGGGCCACGGGAGTGGGGTGGGAGGGGCCGTGAACCCCTCCTCATGCGTGGAGGCAACAGAGAGCAAATGAGAGAGCGTGATCTCCGTGACATGCGGGGTGAGAGAGAGCGGCTTCTGCCCGAGGGTCTCCTGCAGCAGCACGAACGAGAGCGGGAAAGGGAGCGCGGCGGCAACAGGGGCGTTGGCCGTGGTGGCGACCATGGTAACGACCGGGAGCGGGAGAGGATGCTACTGATGGACCTCCTGCCACATGGGGACCCCAAGAACAGGATGGACATGAGGGGAGACAGACCAGATATGAGGGGAGACAGACCAGATATGAGGGGAGACAGACCAGATTTAAGAGGGGACATGCGAGGAGATAGACCTGATATGAGGGGAGACATTCGAGGGGATATGAGAGGAGATATGAGAGGAGACATGAGACCTGATATTAGGGGAGACATTCGAGGGGATATGAGACCCGATATGAGGGGAGACATTCGAGGGGACATGAGAGGAGACATGAGAGGAGATATGAGACCTGATATGAGGGGAGACATGAGACCTGATATTAGGGGAGATATTCGAGGGGATATGAGACCCGATATGAGGGGAGACATTCGAGGGGACATGAGACCTGATATGAGGGGAGACATGAGACCTGATATTAGGGGAGACATTCGAGGGGATATGAGGGGTGACATTCGAGGGGATATGAGACCTGATATGAGGGGAGACATTCGAGGGGACATGAGACCTGATATTAGGGGAGACATTCGAGGGGACATGAGACCTGATATTAGGGGAGACATTCGAGGGGACATGAGACCTGATATTAGGGGAGACATTCGAGGGGATATGAGAGGTGGGCCAGATATAAGACCGGACATAAGGCCAGATCACATGAGACCAGATATCAGGGGGCCGGACAGGGCTGAgttctctctcctgctcccccACGAAGCCTTGGGACACGGCGGCACGGACCAGGACAAACCAGGCAACAGCCATCACCCTGTGGGAGGAGAGATACAGGAAGCAGAGAAACAGGACAGCGTTGACGGTAAGGATCATCTAGAATCACAAACTactagcctgatcccagaacAGTTGGTGTGACAGTGACCATGGGAGCTGGCAACAACAGCCTTGTCCCATATCTGtttgtctatgtttgtgttgATATGGTAGCAGGTTAATGAGTGAGTTTATTTGTTTGTCCTCAGACGAAGATGAAGCGAAGGCGGATGACGCTGTGTCAGTGGTGTCTGGCGGGGAGGAGTACGAGCCAATCAGTGATGACGAGTTGGATGAGATCTTGGCGGACAGCGCCCAGAAGAGAGAGGATGGGCAGGAAGAAGAGAAGACGCCAGGTACAATACTGAGAACAGGACTACACAGTCCTTCTGGCTGAGAACAGGACTACACAGTCCTTATGGTTTGCCAGCGGGGTTGCCAGGTCATGAGAAATTCTTGTCCAATGGCTCCTCCAAACCAGCTCAAAACTTGCCCAATATCACACACCTGACAACCCTGTCTAGTCTGCAGTTGGACACTGGTAAAAGACAAACTgttgtgtttttttattattGTGAACTAAATAGTTGTTTGGTTATTGTGGTCTAAGTCCTTCATATGTGCTGTGTTCCTACAGGTCCCCTGGATGTGATTGATGTGGACTGGTCCAGCCTGATGCCCAAGCAGAAGCAGGAGCCCCGGGCGGCAGGGGCAGCTCTGCTCCGGTTCACCCCAGGGGCAGTGCTCCTCAGGGCGGGCGTCTCCAAGCGGCTGGCTGGGCCCAAGCTCCTGGAGAGAGTCAGGGAGGTCTGCAAGAAGGAGCTGGACGACCCTAAAGGTGATTGGAGGAGATATTAGTACTATTACATACTGTACTCCATCTTTCTCCTACTGGATTATATTAGTACTATTACATACTGTACTCCATCTTTCTCCTACTGGATTATATTAGTACTATTACATACTGTACTCCATCTTTCTCCTACTGGATTATATTAGTACTATTACATACTGTACTCCATCTTTCTCCTACTGGATTATATTAGTACTATTACATACTGTACTCCATCTTTCTCTATTTTAGAACCATGTATAATATGACACACATTATCCATACCAGCTCTGTTTACTTTACAAGACACAGACTTTTAATGGAAGTATGCATACTTAGAACGTGGCTCAgttgtgtgagcatgtgtggtgttagtatatgataaagcactaagcagtcagtgtgatgttagtatatgataaagcactaagctgtcagtgtgatgctagtatatgataaagcactaagcagtcagtgtgatgctagtatatgataaagcactaagcagtcagtgtgatgctagtatatgataaagcactaagcagtcagtgtgatgttagtatatgataaagcactaagcagtcagtgtgatgttagtatatgataaagcactaagcagtcagtgtggtgttagtatatgataaagcactaagcagtcagtgtgatgctagtatatgataaagcactaagcagtcagtgtgatgctagtatatgataaagcactaagctgtcagtgtgatgctagtatatgataaagcactaagcagtcagtgtgatgctagtatatgataaagcactaagcagtcagtgtgatattagtatatgataaagcactaagcagtcagtgtgatgttagtatatgataaagcactaagcagtcagtgtggtgttagtatatgataaagcactaagcagtcagtgtgatgctagtatatgataaagcactaagcagtcagtgtgatgctagtatatgataaagcactaagcagtcagtgtgatgttagtatatgataaagcactaagcagtcagtgtggtgttagtatatgataaagcactaagcagtcagtgtgatgctagtatatgataaagcactaagcagtcagtgtgatgctagtatatgataaagcactaagcagtcagtgtgatgctagtatatgataaagcactaagcagtcagtgtgatgctagtatatgataaagtactaagcagtcagtgtgatgttagtatatgataaagcactaagctgtcagtgtggtgttagtatatgataaagcactaagcagtcagtgtgatgctagtatatgataaagcactaagcagtcagtgtgatgctagcatatgataaagcactaagctgtcagtgtggtgttagtatatgataaagcactaagcagtcagtgtgatgctagtatatgataaagcactaagcagtcagtgtgatgctagtatatgataaagcagtcagtgtggtgttagtatatgataaagcactaagcagtcagtgtgatgctagtatatgataaagcactaagcagtcagtgtgatgctagtatatgataaagcactaagcagtcagtgtgatgctagtatatgataaagcactaagcagtcagtgtgatgctagtatatgataaagcactaagcagtcagtgtggtgttagtatatgataaagcactaagcagtcagtgtggtgttagtatatgataaagcactaagcagtcagtgtggtgttagtatatgataaagcactaagcagtcagtgtggtgttagtatatgataaagcactaagcagtcagtgtgatgctagtatatgataaagcactaagcagtcagtgtgatgctagtatatgataaagcactaagcagtcagtgtgatgctagtatatgataaagcactaagcagtcagtgtgatgctagtatatgataaagcactaagcagtcagtgtggtgttagtatatgataaagcactaagctgtcagtgtgatgctagtatatgataaagcactaagcagtcagtgtggtgttagtatatgataaagcagtcagtgtggtgttagcatatgataaagcactaagctgtcagtgtgatgttagtatatgataaagcactaagcagtcagtgtgatgctagtatatgataaagcactaagcagtcagtgtggtgttagtatatgataaagcactaagcagtcagtgtgatgttagtatatgataaagcactaagctgtcagtgtgatgttagtatatgataaagcactaagcagtcagtgtggtgttagtatatgataaagcactaagcagtcagtgtgatgttagtatatgataaagcactaagctgtcagtgtgatgctagtatatgataaagcactaagctgtcagtgtgatgctagtatatgataaagcactaagcagtcagtgtgatgctagtatatgataaagcactaagcagtcagtgtgatgttagtatatgataaagcactaagctgtcagtgtgatgctagtatatgataaagcactaagcagtcagtgtgatgctagtatatgataaagcactaagcagtcagtgtgatgctagtatatgataaagcactaagcagtcagtgtggtgttagtatatgataaagcactaagcagtcagtgtgatgttagtatatgataaagcactaagcagtcagtgtggtgttagtatatgataaagcactaagcagtcagtgtgatgttagtatatgataaagcactaagcagtcagtgtggtgttagtatatgataaagcactaagctgtcagtgtgatgctagtatatgataaagcactaagcagtcagtgtggtgttagtatatgataaagcactaagcagtcagtgtgatgttagtatatgataaagcactaagcagtcagtgtgatgctagcatatgataaagcactaagcagtcagtgtggtgttagtatatgataaagtactaagcagtcagtgtgatgttagtatatgataaagcactaagcagtcagtgtgatgctagtatatgataaagcagtcagtgtgatgttagtatatgataaagcactaagcagtcagtgtggtgttagtatatgataaagcactaagcagtcagtgtgatgctagtatatgataaagcactaagcagtcagtgtggtgttagtatatgataaagcactaagctgtcagtgtgatgct containing:
- the LOC139532741 gene encoding zinc finger CCCH domain-containing protein 13-like isoform X5 encodes the protein MSKIRRRVTVENSKTISDSSSSQTTTTPSRRPSVFERLGPSTGSNAVETNCRNWLKTGNCSYGNTCRYTHGTQPRGKGFSGSFSRSAERPTGDLRERMKNKRQDVESDATKREPEEPTSPTARQRDSSRGRHREKEDIKITKERTPASEEETTEWEANREDSDNGDYDYELSLEMKRQKIQRELMKLEQENMEKREEIVIKKEEPTTKTRTTIISKTSPERSSSKGSPSSRKSSGSPKHTKGPKASGSRKKEKKTSVSSSASATARSSKGGHGKKKGPRTPSPPPPVLPLGNPVVAAGGKKHKGKHKNKEKCEEKPPKEGKERGRDAEKHKEKKEKRRDRSDSSHKAKRSVMSEERSGSVSSPSRDREVSPSARKNKSTSPKVASQKTFAPASPPHRSPPPRHKRTPTPPRHHSPSSHSGSSAQRHSPSPRRRRSASPAYNREPPAASSPPGQRCSSRSPAASRDTSSPQRRTSPGGRNRSRGRERGRSERGRSPPAQEHRHERRDESRGKPEKDVSRDDRDYEVAETSSSRDAAREDRETKEGRERRGDGRSDRRGDSTSTSRDPTRDRDRDTKDSTREPRTTETTSTRSGRDPLEYRDRDREREREREKEKERERERGEREKTDRKEEAVPEEGRGYGRGHGREEGGRTEGRGETRTESRAERPGRGRGREADASDKGSSGSTRNARGSQLESGGHDGWESRSGGGFREKSAERSTDRGAERGGGAERGGGAERGGGAERGGVDRGGAERDRYDGDRRGGEQATGRDSSYDRRGGHTDRGDRRENRERDQRASSPGRHPARGEEPDREETRGRDERRGEEKGGDRREDRAREREREREREREKEREREKEKEREAERERVREREREREREREKEKEREKEKEREKEREREREREEREREREERDRERKEREREREREREREREQRERERQREWEEREKGRDERRERTRDEPRDDRSVRDSHEDRKTSRKRHRVETTPSPTRPSPKRARDATPGDGEEYNSPEEKSVEKHRLLSQVVLPPQDPLLRSPPSTSVAEDTKPSRWKDEERRGGGDKREGRSRRNEEADARGDRGGAGRGGERRGEHPSDSSTPVSASGSDSRRGKERDGREPTPPPPPVALVTEDRDAPVPSGHEEGKKKTKSQKKGLKKGRKEEGVAGGVSGAPERFTNPEPPSSMALSDGPPPPLLSPRKAPKKKALDKKRKRSRGAESDASEEEPGSSHLPPGKRNKRGPRTPPPAPKEALLSQRAMPHSVAEPLPQPVKMDTNFSDWSDEDVLERGGGSAAVKAPPPTVPTERTPTEALPRRGGPRGGKERERMERPVPLPIAPLLSQDPPMLLPTLPPQPLMSQPLLRKPPPEQKRSSSMGSNQSRASSRRLRSPSNESAHREDPQQGQGPGRPRRGHQLQGGNSRDRERERERDRERGERERGPVVTEPPVARGEERKSRIDQLRRGEPSRSTSSDRQDSRSHSSRRSSPESERQVQSRAGSYDGREREREREREREQFERERERKDLRQQQGPPGPLPPLQQQGQQRDWEPEGPREWGGRGREPLLMRGGNREQMRERDLRDMRGERERLLPEGLLQQHERERERERGGNRGVGRGGDHGNDRERERMLLMDLLPHGDPKNRMDMRGDRPDMRGDRPDMRGDRPDLRGDMRGDRPDMRGDIRGDMRGDMRGDMRPDIRGDIRGDMRPDMRGDIRGDMRGDMRGDMRPDMRGDMRPDIRGDIRGDMRPDMRGDIRGDMRPDMRGDMRPDIRGDIRGDMRGDIRGDMRPDMRGDIRGDMRPDIRGDIRGDMRPDIRGDIRGDMRPDIRGDIRGDMRGGPDIRPDIRPDHMRPDIRGPDRAEFSLLLPHEALGHGGTDQDKPGNSHHPVGGEIQEAEKQDSVDDEDEAKADDAVSVVSGGEEYEPISDDELDEILADSAQKREDGQEEEKTPGPLDVIDVDWSSLMPKQKQEPRAAGAALLRFTPGAVLLRAGVSKRLAGPKLLERVREVCKKELDDPKDADKLFEHDLGALNKAALNRKVERAGLLRNLGPCCKALCARRDMAIRRQLLKNQKGLTKQMYPSVPVVDSELFQLSMRLFKKTVAAARSNQPPLGPPAGPEKADKGPPGLVPAASPVAKPGTPQPPEMCVS